From one Anopheles bellator chromosome 1, idAnoBellAS_SP24_06.2, whole genome shotgun sequence genomic stretch:
- the LOC131205680 gene encoding mitochondrial import inner membrane translocase subunit Tim10: MSVPELNAAQQAKLQLMQEMEIEMMSDLYSRMTQACHKKCIPPKYADSELGKGESVCIDRCVAKYLDVHERIGKKLTAMSAQDEDLKKKMGV; this comes from the exons ATGAGTGTCCCAGAATTGAACGCGGCCCAGCAGGCAAAGCTACAGCTGATGCAGGagatggaaattgaaatgatgTCCGATTTGTACAGCCGAATGACGCAAGCTTGtcacaaaaagtgcatcccaCCAAAGTATGCCGATTCTGAGCTAG GCAAAGGAGAATCCGTCTGCATCGACCGATGTGTGGCCAAGTATCTGGACGTTCACGAGCGTATCGGAAAAAAGTTAACTGCCATGTCGGCACAGGACGAGGATCTTAAGAAGAAGATGGGTGTGTAG
- the LOC131205682 gene encoding uncharacterized protein LOC131205682: MRLGHLGKIGIGWAIISVLGIGGFVASKQSVDKNRYENMKIRERMRQSNVGDYEVKNPRRYEA, translated from the exons ATGCGCTTAGGGCATCTAGGAAAGATCGGAATCGGCTG GGCCATCATTAGCGTGCTAGGGATTGGAGGGTTCGTAGCCTCGAAGCAATCTGTCGACAAGAACCGGTATGAGAATATGAAAATTCGCGAACGTATGCGACAATCGAACGTTGGCGATTACGAAGTGAAGAACCCAAGACGATACGAAGCGTAG
- the LOC131205666 gene encoding uncharacterized protein LOC131205666 has translation MSLFPAYGLDNDDQTTKVVSKSSELAWLTNQSFIPFAVNDDEGTSGAQEPIGEDNLAEPLHRPSKYTEEKAKKRKGKHKKKHKRKHSKRSSSSSSSSSASTALCAERICIAEADYYTDVDPLKIYLSVEKLHRPACPRYRLGTKKPLGASNDRSVPNERYKRYYRVHRNAHKREEAKETQQEVNDREEAMERSLRTEETADKWIELIHFRQSHPLPNLDSYQNHKRELTLIERARRRLPADETLLNLYLNAIVRVHPTDEVLELVRKAITKDETNITLWRAFIGNKQCSMAQCIVPDVLKLYEKSTRALFMARRSDETMLQLFKNCATFCRQAGLCELMFGIVQLTLSMNVSERFGAGSGLFGSPEHFQQLIEYEELILKSGLPMNEIWLRIEMLRSAFHYLPFAGGQQLLSDPQRIVLNDDVVGFVYPLINKIYAFELTLTVLRLMKFPFRSVHFEALECFHVEPYEVDYPEQLLPLFLDVTRNRLFDSNIHALIKTLSVSPTFVSTNLAHEAYLEMVRTFLTLAIDHFKGEQSAILLVLYLQFERTLVCWEKASGGHQLSEANLKMIRGRVKNILKHTHASNQNNLLVYTEYGLLEYEMTGSLEGQCRKIFNTSVQVHGSNAEQRDQPDTEQENELYSLVLAMVEVLLCNGHTLEAIRALTYVTLKPIELSFQSEKSQNEMTVPDTMKLSALQRLNDRVNVAMRNETDINTHDVTIEQYFHPSALINAIKAYVFYLTLTRSEGFAEAAKQLETFLFLLNEPANARHRFLREQIYGIYLQLFEISRGPHGEHQGRSRVNMKQFLDVIDRALQEFPANLYTLRSVVFNESVPWFRLRNALSKHLSPQAVLLMVMAAHHRGTHVNVDHNSQKDCTPYKHRILNLLSGAVKSTVASLHQNALLWRLYLRELFDQPNAPPGYSVLEQCRKTLYAALEACPWNKALYLDGASFAPQELSQLLDLMMEKQLRVHAIPEELAILRDE, from the exons ATGTCCTTGTTTCCGGCGTACGGGCTAGATAATGACGATCAAACAACAA AAGTTGTTAGCAAATCATCTGAGCTTGCATGGTTGACAAACCAGAGCTTTATACCGTTCGCCGTCAACGACGATGAAGGAACCTCCGGAGCACAAGAACCAATTGGTGAAGATAACCTAGCGGAACCTCTTCACAGACCCTCAAAATACACtgaagaaaaagcgaaaaaacgaaaaggaaaacataagAAAAAGCACAagagaaaacattcaaaacgaagcagcagcagcagttcttCTTCAAGTGCATCTACGGCACTGTGCGCTGAACGAATCTGCATAGCTGAAGCGGACTACTATACCGACGTGGACCCCTTAAAGATATACCTGAGTGTTGAAAAACTACATCGTCCCGCTTGCCCTCGGTACCGGTTAGGAACCAAGAAACCCCTCGGCGCCTCAAATGATCGGTCAGTACCGAATGAACGGTACAAGCGATATTACCGAGTGCACCGAAATGCACATAAACGTGaggaagcgaaggaaacaCAGCAAGAAGTAAACGATCGCGAGGAAGCTATGGAACGTTCGCTGCGCACCGAAGAGACAGCCGACAAGTGGATCGAACTGATACATTTTCGACAGTCGCACCCGCTTCCAAACCTCGATAGCTACCAGAACCACAAGCGTGAACTCACACTCATCGAGCGGGCCCGccgccggcttccggcggATGAAACGTTGCTTAATCTCTATCTGAATGCGATCGTGCGTGTGCACCCCACCGACGAGGTGCTTGAATTGGTGCGAAAAGCGATCACGAAAGATGAAACGAATATTACCCTGTGGCGGGCATTTATTGGCAACAAACAGTGTTCGATGGCGCAGTGCATTGTGCCGGATGTCTTGAAGTTGTACGAGAAGAGTACCCGTGCACTCTTCATGGCACGCCGGAGTGACGAAACAATGTTGCagttgtttaaaaattgtgCCACCTTCTGTCGTCAGGCGGGTCTGTGTGAGCTGATGTTTGGTATTGTGCAGCTTACGTTGAGTATGAACGTTAGCGAGCGGTTCGGGGCTGGCAGTGGCCTGTTCGGTTCCCCGGAACATTTTCAGCAGCTGATCGAGTACGAAGAGTTGATACTGAAGTCAGGGCTACCGATGAATGAAATTTGGTTGCGCATCGAGATGTTGCGTAGTGCCTTCCATTatttgccgtttgccggaGGCCAGCAGCTGCTTAGCGATCCACAGCGGATCGTGTTGAACGATGACGTTGTTGGCTTTGTTTACCCGTTGATCAACAAAATCTATGCGTTCGAACTTACTCTGACCGTGCTGAGGTTGATGAAGTTCCCATTTCGCAGCGTCCACTTTGAGGCACTCGAGTGCTTCCATGTGGAACCGTATGAAGTAGACTATCCCGAACAGTTATTGCCCCTATTTCTCGATGTAACCCGCAATCGACTGTTCGATTCGAACATTCATGCGCTAATCAAAACACTGAGTGTTTCACCAACGTTTGTTAGCACAAACTTGGCCCATGAAGCTTACCTTGAGATGGTACGAACGTTCCTTACCCTGGCCATTGATCATTTTAAAGGCGAACAAAGCGCGATACTGCTCGTTCTTTATCTACAGTTTGAACGGACTTTGGTGTGTTGGGAGAAAGCATCAGGTGGCCATCAACTGAGTGAGGCGAACCTAAAAATGATTCGAGGTCGTGTGAAAAATATTctcaaacacacgcacgcTTCGAACCAGAACAATCTACTCGTGTACACCGAATACGGGCTGCTGGAGTACGAAATGACCGGCAGTCTGGAGGGACAGTGtagaaaaatattcaacaccTCGGTTCAAGTGCACGGTTCAAACGCGGAACAACGAGATCAGCCAGATACCGAGCAGGAGAATGAGTTGTATTCACTCGTGCTAGCGATGGTGGAAGTGCTTCTGTGCAACGGTCATACATTGGAGGCGATTCGTGCGCTAACCTACGTCACGCTGAAACCTATTGAACTTAGCTTTCAGTCAGAAAAAAGCCAGAACGAGATGACGGTACCGGATACGATGAAATTGTCTGCTTTGCAGAGGCTCAACGATCGTGTTAATGTCGCGATGCGGAATGAAACAGATATCAACACACACGATGTTACGATTGAGCAATACTTTCATCCCAGTGCTTTGATAAATGCCATCAAGGCTTACGTCTTCTATCTGACGCTAACTCGGTCCGAGGGGTTTGCCGAAGCGGCCAAGCAGCTCGAAacgtttctctttcttctcaACGAACCGGCCAACGCACGGCATCGTTTTTTGCGCGAGCAAATCTACGGAATTTATCTGCAACTCTTCGAGATCAGCCGCGGACCACACGGTGAACACCAAGGCAGATCCCGCGTAAACATGAAACAATTTCTCGATGTGATCGACCGCGCACTGCAAGAGTTTCCTGCCAATCTGTACACGTTACGTTCAGTAGTGTTCAATGAAAGCGTTCCGTGGTTTCGTTTGCGGAACGCACTCAGTAAGCATCTATCGCCACAAGCGGTTCTTTTGATGGTCATGGCGGCTCACCATCGAGGAACGCACGTGAATGTCGATCACAATTCTCAGAAAGATTGTACACCCTACAAGCATCGAATTCTGAACTTACTGTCCGGAGCAGTTAAATCAACGGTCGCTTCACTACACCAGAATGCTCTACTGTGGCGTTTGTATTTGCGAGAACTTTTCGATCAACCTAACGCACCTCCCGGGTATAGCGTGCTGGAGCAGTGCCGCAAAACGCTGTATGCTGCACTGGAAGCCTGTCCGTGGAACAAAGCTCTGTATTTGGACGGAGCATCGTTCGCACCGCAAGAACTCTCGCAACTGCTCGATTTGATGATGGAAAAGCAGCTGAGAGTGCACGCGATACCGGAAGAACTTGCAATACTGCGTGACGAATAA
- the LOC131205678 gene encoding troponin C-akin-1 protein-like encodes MAQKVLRRVFVYGTLKRGEPNHHLLANADNGYAKFICKGSTNRRFPLVIATRYNIPFLLDKPGTGSYITGEIYELDEPLFQQLDVLEDYRKLYDRQIEDINVGVEEGSIPCWMYLLRNYPERLLKRPMLTEYRNTIELPYSRRPPGKVNIFEELQKEQSVA; translated from the coding sequence ATGGCCCAAAAAGTGTTGCGCCGCGTCTTTGTGTACGGGACGCTGAAGCGCGGTGAGCCAAACCACCATCTGCTGGCCAACGCTGACAACGGGTATGCCAAGTTCATCTGCAAGGGCTCGACGAACCGGCGCTTTCCGTTGGTGATCGCCACCCGGTACAACATTCCGTTTCTGCTGGAcaaacccggcaccggcagttACATAACGGGCGAAATCTATGAACTGGACGAGCCGCTGTTCCAGCAGTTGGACGTGCTGGAGGACTACCGGAAGTTGTACGATCGGCAGATCGAGGACATCAACGTTGGCGTGGAGGAGGGCAGTATTCCGTGCTGGATGTACTTGCTGCGCAACTACCCAGAACGCTTGCTGAAACGGCCCATGCTAACCGAGTACCGCAATACAATCGAGCTGCCCTATTCGCGTCGTCCTCCCGGCAAAGTGAACATTTTTGAGGAACTCCAGAAGGAGCAATCGGTGGCGTAG
- the LOC131205674 gene encoding dr1-associated corepressor codes for MPSKKKKYNARFPAGRIKKIMQTDEEVGKVAQAVPVIISRTLELFVESLLTKTLKITNARNAKTLSPSHMKQCITSESRFDFLRDLVKNIPDIGTNEELSGSEAGYGNEGTSPASTSTSSSNGGGLGGTLPYEVPAQVAGSFQRSESYSPGTTTGSTFAQHTNTTMKRGFPGQGGSLNFYKEIPLEESTDSPPPPKLSRLNSAPASSTVPAIPFKIDILPSIASPTVSAVDPVIKLDYSNLKLPTVATGSVTAATTNPTKAAAQPTVKIDLSRLVTVTAPAKHVPSTIVTRTTERQQHHPTNLSAVCVSPGSAVGSSTTSSFSTSAQSTPTTPVLPSPSPTTAPPIFSALSSTIPGMDEDYDDI; via the exons ATGccatcgaaaaagaaaaagtacaaTGCCCGCTTTCCGGCG GGACGCATCAAGAAGATTATGCAAACAGACGAGGAAGTAGGAAAGGTGGCACAGGCTGTTCCAGTCATAATCT CTCGAACACTGGAACTGTTCGTCGAATCGCTACTCACGAAAACGCTGAAAATCACCAACGCGCGCAACGCCAAAACTCTGTCACCGTCGCACATGAAGCAGTGCATCACGTCCGAGAGTCGGTTCGACTTTCTACGAGATTTAGTGAAAAATATCCCGGACATTGGCACCAATGAGGAACTCTCTGGTTCGGAGGCCGGATACGGCAACGAGGGTACCTCACCGGCATCGACGTCAACATCCtcatcgaacggtggcggcctGGGAGGAACGTTACCGTACGAGGTGCCGGCACAGGTTGCCGGCTCATTTCAACGGTCGGAATCATACTCACCGGGAACGACAACAGGTTCCACGTTTGCGCAGCATACAAACACTACGATGAAACGGGGCTTTCCGGGCCAGGGTGGTAGTTTAAACTTTTACAAAGAAATACCACTGGAAGAAAGTACCGACAGTCCGCCGCCCCCGAAGCTTAGCCGGCTCAATTCGGCACCCGCCAGTTCGACCGTACCCGCGATACCGTTCAAAATAGACATACTTCCCAGCATAGCTTCACCGACCGTCTCCGCGGTGGATCCTGTCATCAAGCTGGACTACTCCAACCTGAAGCtaccgacggtggcgacgggcTCAGTTACCGCGGCAACCACAAACCCCACCAAAGCGGCTGCTCAGCCTACGGTTAAAATCGATCTCAGCCGGCTGGTGACGGTAACGGCTCCCGCAAAGCACGTGCCTTCTACGATCGTGACACGAACGACGGAGagacagcagcaccaccctACAAATTTAAGCGCCGTTTGCGTTTCCCCGGGAAGTGCCGTCGGTTCGTCCACCACGAGCAGCTTTAGTACCTCAGCACAATCCACACCCACGACGCCGGTCCTTCCAAGCCCGAGCCCGACGACGGCACCACCAATCTTTTCCGCGCTCTCGTCCACGATCCCCGGCATGGACGAGGATTATGACGACATCTAA
- the LOC131205677 gene encoding putative gamma-glutamylcyclotransferase CG2811: protein MSLPPLRRVFVYGTLKRGEPNHHWLTSVANGEASFVGRGTTVARYPLVIGSRYNIPFLLDVAGQGHNVRGEIYTIDDRMLSRLDVLEDYPRLYERRPEEIRQEADGVVITCWIYLLQRFPERLLEGTELLEEYRNNAHRPYTESDDDNVFAEHGNGAGKDGV, encoded by the coding sequence ATGTCCCTGCCGCCGTTGCGACGCGTTTTCGTCTACGGTACCCTGAAGCGGGGCGAACCGAATCATCACTGGTTGACGAGTGTGGCCAACGGTGAAGCAAGCTTTGTCGGCCGCGGCACCACGGTCGCCCGCTATCCACTCGTGATAGGTTCCCGGTACAACATTCCGTTCCTGCTGGACGTAGCGGGACAGGGACATAATGTAAGGGGCGAAATCTACACCATCGACGATCGGATGCTGTCGCGACTGGACGTGCTAGAGGACTACCCGCGGCTGTACGAACGGAGGCCGGAAGAGATTCGCCAAGAGGCGGACGGCGTGGTAATAACGTGCTGGATCTATCTACTTCAACGTTTTCCCGAGCGTCTACTCGAAGGGACGGAGCTGCTGGAAGAGTACCGAAACAATGCCCACCGGCCGTACACGGAATCGGATGATGATAACGTTTTTGCTGAGCACGGGAACGGAGCCGGAAAAGATGGCGTGTAG
- the LOC131205675 gene encoding 7-methylguanosine phosphate-specific 5'-nucleotidase, which produces MVGQRKFQLSEVTALQRDHVKIRDPERVELMLNELVAGGSEKLQVVTDFDYTITKQRLSNGEKVLTSFGMFNECKSIPPEVILEQRNLYHKYRPIEIDPHMEHEEKVGYMIEWWSKTGDLLKGFKLPQEDIDEVAVRYKDGLRDGTHEMFKELHELCVPCLVFSAGLGNCVLSVLNHANVMYPNVKLVSNFLQFNENGTLNGLQDRMIHTFNKNETVLEGTEYYDIVHSRDHVIVMGDSLGDAGMAAGVPSSSHILKIGFLFDHPELNLPRYMDAFDIVLIDDQTMDVPRAIVEMVRKQQHQ; this is translated from the exons ATGGTCGGACAGCGAAAGTTTCAACTGAGCGAAGTGACCGCCCTCCAGCGGGACCACGTAAAGATCCGCGATCCGGAGCGGGTGGAACTGATGCTGAACGAGCTGGTGGCGGGCGGCTCGGAGAAGCTGCAGGTGGTGACCGACTTCGATTACACAATCACCAAGCAGCGTCTTAGCAACGGCGAGAAAGTGCTAACCAGCTTCGGCATGTTCAATGAGTGCAAATCGATTCCGCCCGAGGTGATTCTGGAGCAGCGCAACCTGTACCACAAGTACAGACCAATCGAGATCGATCCCCACATGGAGCACGAGGAAAAAGTGGGCTACATGATCGAGTGGTGGTCCAAAACCGGTGACCTCTTGAA AGGATTTAAACTGCCCCAGGAAGACATTGACGAGGTGGCCGTGAGGTACAAGGACGGCTTACGAGATGGTACCCACGAAATGTTCAAGGAGCTACACGAACTATGTGTACCATGCCTGGTCTTTTCAGCCGGGCTCGGAAACTGTGTCCTGTCCGTACTTAACCACGCGAATGTGATGTACCCCAACGTTAAG TTAGTCTCCAACTTCCTGCAGTTTAACGAAAATGGAACGCTAAACGGGCTACAGGATCGCATGATCCATACAttcaacaaaaacgaaaccgttcTTGAAGGGACTGAGTACTATGACATCGTGCATTCCCGCGACCACGTTATCGTAATGGGCGATTCCCTCGGCGATGCGGGCATGGCCGCGGGTGTACCGTCCTCGTCGCACATTCTTAAGATAGGGTTCCTTTTCGATCAC cCGGAACTGAACTTACCGCGGTACATGGACGCTTTCGACATTGTGCTAATAGACGATCAGACAATGGACGTGCCGAGGGCTATCGTAGAGATGGTGCggaaacagcagcaccagtga